Proteins from a single region of Pseudomonas sp. BSw22131:
- a CDS encoding aspartate aminotransferase family protein, with protein MHSHTNVTPISDLSPDAMLAHADYRFAPTPRLERQASVESNARSYPRRIPLELKRAQGIHVQDSEGRWFIDCLAGAGTLALGHNHPQVVQAMRNTLDGQRPLHTLDLMTEAKDDFISELFALLPQDFAKDARIQFCGPAGTDAVEAALKLVRTATGRSNLMAFHGAYHGMTQGALGLMGNLGPKAYLGGLASGAQFLPFPYDYRCPFGVGGEQGERIGLHYIETQLTDPESGVLLPAGMILEPLQGEGGVVPTSANWLREVRRITQAAKVPLILDEIQCGVGRTGKNFAFEHAGITPDVLVLSKAIGGSQPMAVVVYHKSLDVWKPGSHAGTFRGNQLAMVAGSTTLRIVREQRLDLHAAAMGERLTGHLRGLQKDYPQLGDVRGMGLMLGVEMVNPDGRADALGRPPQDGALASAVQRQCLQRGLIIEVGGRHSSVIRFLPPLIITAAQIDQVADIFAASVAAAVNLR; from the coding sequence ATGCATAGCCACACCAACGTGACGCCCATCTCCGACCTCAGCCCGGACGCGATGCTGGCCCACGCCGATTACCGGTTTGCGCCCACTCCACGCCTCGAACGCCAGGCCTCGGTGGAATCCAACGCGCGCAGCTACCCGCGCCGCATCCCGCTGGAACTCAAGCGCGCTCAAGGCATTCATGTTCAGGACAGCGAAGGGCGCTGGTTCATCGATTGCCTGGCCGGGGCCGGCACTCTGGCTTTGGGGCATAACCACCCGCAAGTGGTGCAGGCGATGCGCAATACGCTCGATGGTCAGCGCCCGCTGCACACGCTGGACCTGATGACTGAAGCCAAGGACGATTTCATCAGCGAGCTGTTTGCCCTGTTGCCTCAGGATTTTGCAAAAGACGCGCGCATCCAGTTTTGCGGGCCGGCCGGGACCGATGCGGTGGAGGCTGCGCTGAAGCTGGTGCGCACCGCCACCGGTCGCAGCAACCTGATGGCGTTTCACGGCGCCTATCACGGCATGACCCAGGGCGCGCTGGGCCTGATGGGCAATCTGGGGCCAAAGGCTTACTTGGGCGGGCTGGCGTCGGGCGCGCAGTTTTTGCCGTTTCCTTATGACTACCGTTGCCCGTTTGGGGTGGGGGGCGAGCAGGGTGAGCGCATCGGTCTGCATTACATCGAGACCCAGCTCACCGACCCGGAAAGCGGCGTGTTACTGCCGGCGGGCATGATCCTCGAACCGCTGCAAGGCGAGGGCGGCGTGGTGCCGACCTCGGCGAACTGGTTGCGCGAAGTGCGGCGCATCACGCAAGCGGCCAAGGTGCCGCTGATTCTTGATGAGATCCAGTGCGGTGTCGGTCGCACCGGAAAGAATTTCGCCTTCGAACACGCCGGCATCACGCCGGATGTGCTGGTGCTTTCCAAGGCCATTGGCGGCAGTCAGCCGATGGCGGTGGTTGTGTATCACAAGTCGCTGGACGTCTGGAAACCGGGCTCCCACGCCGGCACATTCCGCGGCAATCAACTGGCAATGGTCGCCGGTTCGACCACGCTGCGCATCGTTCGCGAGCAGCGGCTGGATCTGCATGCCGCTGCCATGGGCGAGCGTCTGACCGGCCACCTGCGCGGGCTGCAAAAAGACTACCCGCAACTGGGCGACGTGCGCGGCATGGGGCTGATGCTGGGCGTCGAAATGGTCAATCCCGATGGCCGCGCGGACGCGCTGGGTCGTCCGCCGCAGGACGGCGCATTGGCGTCGGCCGTGCAGCGCCAATGCTTGCAGCGTGGGTTGATCATCGAGGTAGGCGGGCGGCACTCCAGCGTCATTCGTTTCCTGCCGCCACTGATTATCACTGCAGCACAAATTGATCAGGTGGCTGACATCTTCGCCGCCTCCGTGGCGGCAGCGGTAAACCTGCGTTGA
- a CDS encoding TonB-dependent siderophore receptor, producing MAAAEDAPAKPATKGTALQLQNSVVTGEALEGQQTVGYQVQNSTAGTKTSTPLSETPRSVSVVTRQRMQDQQSQTLTEILGYVPGIFAPPFAVGDGLAGDLFYIRGYNATDYGYGLLKDGLRVQGNRYDTTTEPYGLERTEVFRGPSSILYGENAPGGLVNLVTKRPTETAQGEAKLSYGSNNRRQLSLDVSGPLTDDNSVLGRVVMVGRNADTQVDSVPDDRLYIAPSMTFNFNDDTALTLLSSYQRDRTKLLLGYPAAGTLLNNVNGKIGKDQFNGNPNWDDFERESWTLGYEFSHQINDTWQFRQNSRYMQSRIDRHETWPNNLNNAGFGSTLSSTAYDRDNKSVTYSVDNQFEGHFNTGAIDHTLLLGASYDRTSFNQDWNAGLGGTINVFNPVYSPVQPNTSQYVQNSQLDQHMYGTYAQLQSKYDNWIFLLGGRQDWVQSEYRNRASAARAGSAAVAATDLDGWDNRFSWQTGVMYQFENGISPYVSYSTAFTPVQQSSQPNGGLLDPILSEQYEVGLKYEPKGWNTTFSAAVFDLTKTKDVISGSNGFSRQVGKSQSQGVELEANSDVTKNLSLTASYTYTDARLVKDSPGSLFEDHQLTGVPRNQASTWATYRFYDGALNGLRVGGGVRYFDNTFAYTAPSLYGTLKTGDVTLVDALVGYDFNKHWSVDVNAKNLFDKEYVSGCNNAGRCYWGEERTVLGTVAFRW from the coding sequence ATGGCGGCTGCGGAAGATGCACCGGCAAAGCCCGCGACGAAGGGCACGGCGTTGCAGTTGCAAAACTCGGTGGTTACCGGTGAAGCGCTGGAGGGCCAACAGACCGTGGGTTATCAGGTACAGAACAGTACCGCTGGCACCAAGACCAGCACGCCGCTGTCTGAAACCCCGCGCTCGGTGTCGGTGGTAACCCGCCAGCGCATGCAAGATCAGCAGTCGCAGACGCTGACCGAGATTCTGGGTTACGTCCCCGGCATCTTCGCGCCACCGTTCGCGGTCGGCGATGGCCTGGCCGGTGACCTGTTTTACATCCGCGGTTATAACGCCACTGATTACGGCTATGGACTGCTCAAGGATGGCTTGCGGGTGCAGGGCAACCGCTACGACACCACCACTGAACCTTACGGCCTTGAGCGCACGGAAGTGTTCCGCGGCCCAAGCTCCATTCTGTACGGTGAAAACGCCCCGGGCGGCCTGGTCAACCTCGTGACCAAGCGCCCGACCGAGACGGCTCAGGGGGAGGCCAAACTCTCCTACGGCAGCAACAACCGTCGGCAATTGTCGCTGGACGTCTCTGGCCCGCTGACCGATGACAATAGCGTTCTCGGTCGCGTGGTGATGGTCGGTCGCAACGCCGACACCCAGGTCGACAGCGTGCCTGACGACCGTCTCTACATCGCGCCGTCGATGACCTTCAACTTCAACGACGACACCGCGTTGACCCTGCTCTCCAGCTACCAGCGTGATCGCACCAAACTGCTGCTGGGCTATCCCGCCGCCGGCACGCTGCTGAACAACGTCAATGGCAAGATCGGCAAGGACCAGTTCAACGGCAACCCGAACTGGGACGACTTCGAGCGCGAATCCTGGACGTTGGGTTACGAGTTCAGCCACCAGATCAACGACACCTGGCAGTTCCGCCAGAACTCGCGCTACATGCAGTCGCGCATTGATCGTCATGAGACTTGGCCGAACAATCTGAACAACGCCGGTTTTGGCAGCACGCTGAGCAGCACCGCGTACGACCGTGACAACAAGTCCGTGACGTATTCGGTGGACAACCAGTTCGAAGGCCACTTCAACACCGGTGCAATCGACCACACCTTGTTGCTGGGCGCCAGTTACGACCGCACCTCGTTCAACCAGGACTGGAACGCAGGCCTTGGCGGCACGATCAACGTGTTCAACCCGGTGTATTCGCCGGTCCAGCCCAACACCAGCCAATACGTGCAGAACTCCCAGCTCGATCAGCATATGTACGGCACGTACGCGCAGTTGCAGAGCAAGTACGACAACTGGATTTTCCTGTTGGGCGGGCGGCAGGACTGGGTGCAGAGCGAGTACCGCAACCGCGCCAGCGCGGCCCGTGCCGGCAGCGCCGCCGTCGCCGCAACGGACCTGGACGGCTGGGACAACCGTTTCAGCTGGCAGACCGGCGTCATGTACCAGTTTGAAAACGGCATTTCTCCGTACGTGAGCTACTCGACGGCCTTCACGCCGGTGCAGCAGTCGTCGCAGCCTAACGGCGGGTTGCTGGACCCGATTCTCAGTGAGCAGTACGAAGTCGGTCTGAAATATGAGCCGAAGGGCTGGAACACCACGTTCAGTGCTGCTGTGTTCGACCTGACCAAAACCAAGGACGTGATCTCCGGCAGCAATGGTTTCAGCCGTCAGGTGGGCAAGAGCCAGTCCCAGGGTGTGGAGCTTGAGGCCAACAGCGATGTCACCAAAAACCTGAGCCTCACGGCGTCTTATACGTACACCGATGCACGGTTGGTCAAGGACAGTCCTGGTTCGTTGTTTGAAGATCATCAGTTGACGGGTGTACCGCGCAATCAGGCGTCGACCTGGGCGACTTATCGCTTCTATGACGGTGCGTTGAACGGTTTGCGTGTGGGTGGCGGGGTTCGTTATTTCGACAATACGTTCGCGTACACGGCCCCGTCGTTGTACGGCACGTTGAAAACCGGCGATGTGACGTTGGTGGATGCGTTGGTGGGCTACGATTTCAACAAGCATTGGTCGGTGGACGTGAACGCGAAAAACCTGTTCGACAAGGAGTATGTGTCGGGTTGCAACAACGCGGGTCGTTGCTATTGGGGTGAAGAGCGCACGGTGCTTGGGACTGTGGCGTTTCGCTGGTAA
- a CDS encoding IS3 family transposase (programmed frameshift) — protein sequence MPYYSPERRAALLKMLLHPLNLSMAEVSRREGVSEMSLSNWRKQLSSEGSAVSENKSLTENWSAETKFAVVLEAAGLSEIDLGEYCRRKGLYPEQITAWRQAFITGQKSTKVQQKEDREQARKDKKRIQELERELRRKDKALAETAALLVLRKKPQRLLGNDRRRGQLTSLPERQLLVAWLGEAVAAGARKIRACREVGLSLRTLQRWTQTDAIQTDARTTVTRPTPRNALTEAERQAIVTLCNSPQYAHLPPSQIVPRLADQACYLASESTFYRVLRAAGQQQHRGRSLRPRRHAAPTTHAANAPNQVWSWDITYLPSPVRGKYYYLYLIEDIYSRKAVGWEVYDVESGEKAAALLQRSVIGEQCLREPLVLHSDNGAPMKSVTLLSKMYELGITPSRGRPRVSNDNPYSESLFRTLKYCPQWPQDGFASLDAARAWVRGFMRWYNNEHRHSRIRFVTPAERHRGLDHQVLAQRHELYERAKENKPERWSGRTRNWKPIGTVLLNPDREQQVEKRAA from the exons GTGCCGTACTATTCACCTGAACGCAGAGCCGCATTACTCAAGATGCTGCTTCACCCGCTGAACCTGTCGATGGCCGAGGTTTCCCGGCGCGAAGGGGTCAGCGAAATGTCTTTGTCCAACTGGCGCAAACAGCTCAGTTCTGAAGGAAGTGCAGTGTCCGAAAACAAGTCGCTGACCGAGAACTGGTCAGCCGAAACCAAGTTTGCTGTCGTGCTTGAAGCCGCCGGTTTGTCCGAGATCGACCTGGGTGAATACTGCCGCCGCAAAGGCCTTTATCCCGAGCAAATCACGGCTTGGCGACAAGCTTTTATCACCGGCCAGAAATCGACCAAAGTCCAGCAGAAAGAAGACCGCGAGCAAGCTCGTAAAGACAAGAAACGCATCCAGGAACTTGAGCGCGAACTGCGCCGCAAAGACAAGGCGCTCGCTGAAACAGCCGCGTTATTGGTGCTGCGAAAAAAGC CTCAACGACTACTGGGGAACGACCGACGACGAGGCCAACTAACGTCTCTGCCAGAGCGGCAGTTACTCGTGGCCTGGCTGGGCGAAGCGGTCGCGGCGGGAGCCAGAAAAATCAGGGCCTGTCGGGAAGTTGGTCTGTCGCTGCGCACCTTGCAACGGTGGACTCAAACAGACGCTATCCAGACCGACGCCCGTACGACGGTCACACGGCCAACGCCACGAAATGCGCTGACCGAGGCAGAGCGACAGGCCATTGTGACGCTGTGTAACAGCCCGCAGTATGCCCACTTGCCGCCAAGCCAGATCGTGCCGCGACTGGCCGACCAAGCCTGTTATCTGGCGTCGGAGTCGACGTTTTATCGCGTCTTGCGCGCAGCGGGCCAGCAGCAACATCGAGGCCGTAGCCTGCGGCCCAGAAGACACGCAGCACCGACAACACACGCAGCCAACGCACCCAATCAGGTGTGGTCGTGGGACATCACGTATCTGCCGTCGCCGGTACGCGGCAAGTATTACTACCTCTATCTGATCGAGGATATTTACAGCCGCAAGGCCGTGGGCTGGGAGGTCTACGACGTGGAGAGCGGCGAGAAAGCCGCCGCACTGCTGCAACGCAGCGTGATAGGCGAGCAGTGTTTACGCGAACCGCTGGTGCTGCACTCGGACAACGGTGCACCGATGAAGTCGGTGACATTGCTGAGCAAAATGTATGAACTGGGCATTACGCCTTCGCGGGGACGACCGCGTGTCAGCAACGACAATCCCTACTCGGAGTCGCTGTTTAGAACCCTGAAATACTGCCCGCAATGGCCGCAGGATGGTTTTGCCAGTTTGGATGCTGCTCGGGCTTGGGTGAGGGGTTTTATGCGCTGGTACAACAACGAGCACCGACATAGCCGCATCCGGTTCGTCACACCGGCTGAGCGGCATCGAGGACTGGATCATCAGGTCTTGGCCCAGCGACATGAGCTGTACGAACGAGCGAAGGAAAACAAACCGGAGCGTTGGTCAGGTCGGACGCGTAACTGGAAGCCGATTGGCACCGTGCTGCTGAATCCGGATCGAGAGCAACAGGTCGAGAAAAGAGCGGCATAG
- a CDS encoding MbtH family protein, which translates to MSIDSENTQFRVVINHEEQYSIWPDYKAIPEGWKSVGIEGDKQTCLNYIETTWTDMRPLSLRKAMA; encoded by the coding sequence ATGAGCATCGACAGCGAAAACACCCAATTCCGGGTCGTCATCAACCACGAAGAACAATACTCAATCTGGCCCGACTACAAAGCCATCCCCGAAGGCTGGAAAAGCGTCGGCATCGAAGGCGACAAACAAACCTGCCTCAACTACATCGAGACCACCTGGACCGACATGCGCCCGCTGAGCCTGCGCAAGGCCATGGCCTGA
- a CDS encoding TauD/TfdA family dioxygenase has product MLTPNLLHLEEGFPLRVYPAQPGASIETEFAALRAIVDQRLEQDGAVLLSGFATDGAEGFQRFAAAFGHPLLNYEFGSTPRSRVTGKGVYTSTEYPANRSIPLHNEQAYTQEWPMRIWFYCAKAAAVGGETPIADSRDVFRRINPALRKRFEEKRLMYVRNYGNGLDLTWQQVFNTDQPSDVQAYCRPRGISCDWNEDGDLRTRQICQGVAQHPRTRDWVWFNQAHLFHLSNLDLEMQEILLDTVGEEGLPRNVYYGDGSPLEEDALGEIRSVLDECEVVFPWQTGDVLMLDNMLTAHSRKPFSGERKVVVAMAEGVDGRTLPVHL; this is encoded by the coding sequence ATGCTCACCCCAAACCTGCTGCACCTTGAAGAAGGCTTCCCGCTGCGTGTATACCCCGCGCAGCCCGGTGCCAGCATCGAGACCGAATTTGCCGCGTTGCGCGCGATCGTCGACCAGCGCCTGGAGCAAGACGGGGCCGTGCTGCTCAGCGGCTTTGCCACCGACGGCGCCGAAGGCTTCCAGCGTTTTGCCGCCGCCTTCGGCCATCCGTTGCTCAACTATGAATTCGGCTCCACTCCCCGCAGTCGCGTCACCGGCAAGGGCGTCTACACCTCCACCGAATACCCGGCCAACCGCTCGATACCACTGCACAACGAACAGGCCTACACCCAGGAATGGCCGATGCGCATCTGGTTCTACTGCGCCAAAGCGGCAGCGGTCGGAGGCGAAACGCCGATTGCCGACAGCCGCGATGTGTTCCGCCGCATCAACCCCGCGCTGCGCAAACGCTTCGAAGAAAAGCGCCTGATGTATGTGCGCAACTACGGCAACGGCCTGGACCTGACCTGGCAACAAGTGTTCAACACCGACCAGCCCAGCGACGTCCAAGCCTACTGCCGTCCGCGTGGCATCAGCTGCGACTGGAACGAGGACGGCGACTTACGTACCCGACAGATCTGTCAGGGCGTGGCGCAGCATCCCCGTACCCGCGACTGGGTCTGGTTCAATCAGGCGCACCTGTTTCACCTGTCCAATCTGGACCTTGAGATGCAGGAAATCCTGCTCGACACCGTCGGCGAAGAAGGTCTGCCGCGCAACGTGTACTACGGCGACGGCAGCCCGCTGGAAGAGGATGCGCTGGGTGAAATCCGCAGCGTGCTCGACGAGTGCGAAGTGGTGTTCCCGTGGCAGACCGGCGACGTGCTGATGCTCGACAACATGCTCACCGCCCACTCGCGCAAACCGTTCAGCGGCGAGCGCAAAGTTGTGGTGGCGATGGCCGAAGGCGTCGACGGGCGCACGCTTCCCGTTCATTTGTGA
- a CDS encoding formyltransferase family protein, with product MAKTKLVYVWSLRNGAADKAGQYVDYQDEKRYMKSPLEHLVQALNDTPLGDIYSLEGVICDDNPDSARDCENIKDYGFAPGQGKHWFYPADLRVQGRLVNELLDNVPSTYRNLPLGDSARAAGKSDFERRLGEKLHALGADVVVLDGLLVILDELVREGADFHRKIVNIHPGITRIESPYERRGACATLDALYGAQGKKVVNWQTRESIDIPVVDMTGASFHYVDNGIDSGEVIFDVLDTRIAPTDTILEMRWNNFNNSLFPALEQGLLVLARRGVH from the coding sequence ATGGCAAAAACCAAGCTTGTGTACGTCTGGTCGTTGCGCAATGGCGCGGCGGACAAGGCCGGTCAGTACGTTGATTATCAAGACGAAAAACGCTACATGAAGTCGCCGCTGGAGCACTTGGTGCAGGCGCTCAATGACACACCGCTGGGTGATATCTATTCGCTGGAAGGGGTGATCTGCGACGACAACCCGGACTCAGCCCGCGACTGCGAGAACATAAAGGACTACGGCTTCGCGCCGGGGCAGGGCAAGCACTGGTTCTACCCGGCCGACCTGCGCGTGCAGGGGCGTCTGGTCAATGAACTGCTGGATAACGTGCCCTCGACGTATCGCAATCTGCCGCTGGGTGATAGCGCTCGTGCGGCCGGTAAATCGGATTTCGAACGCCGCCTGGGGGAAAAGCTGCACGCGTTGGGCGCCGACGTGGTGGTGCTCGACGGGCTGTTGGTGATCCTGGATGAACTGGTGCGCGAGGGCGCGGATTTCCATCGCAAGATCGTCAATATTCATCCCGGCATTACCCGGATCGAATCGCCTTATGAGCGCCGTGGCGCCTGCGCCACGCTGGATGCGCTGTACGGTGCGCAGGGCAAGAAAGTGGTGAACTGGCAAACCCGTGAATCCATCGACATTCCGGTGGTGGACATGACGGGGGCATCGTTTCATTACGTCGATAACGGCATCGATTCCGGCGAAGTGATCTTCGACGTGCTCGACACGCGCATCGCGCCCACCGATACCATCCTCGAGATGCGCTGGAATAACTTCAACAACAGCCTGTTTCCCGCACTTGAGCAGGGATTGCTGGTGCTGGCGCGGCGGGGTGTGCATTAA
- the fhuF gene encoding siderophore-iron reductase FhuF, giving the protein MIPALEPLFIGEFAGYREALILKDDSTPCLPMSELLKPDCLDQQLARFAMQYGAGDRRGLASMWTKHYFVRLIPPVVAASLILDWQVPVTLDRVAVVLDEQAKPLAFRLPHAGHSYQTAYADPFARFDDLVEGHLRPFIETVASHVRISPKVLWSNAGNYLEWLLGVLAAAMPDANLADGHALLAAKNTPDGRRNPLFQPVRYVQVQGQSDMKRQRRVCCVRYRVGGLAYCGNCPLAKLTSD; this is encoded by the coding sequence TTGATTCCTGCGCTTGAACCGTTGTTCATCGGCGAGTTTGCCGGGTACCGCGAGGCCCTGATCCTGAAGGACGATTCGACGCCTTGCCTGCCCATGAGTGAGTTGCTGAAACCGGACTGTCTGGATCAGCAACTGGCGCGCTTCGCGATGCAGTACGGCGCGGGCGATCGTCGCGGGCTGGCGTCGATGTGGACCAAGCACTACTTCGTCCGTTTGATCCCGCCCGTGGTGGCGGCGTCGCTGATTCTCGACTGGCAGGTCCCGGTGACCCTGGATCGGGTTGCCGTGGTGCTGGATGAACAGGCCAAGCCTCTGGCGTTCAGGCTGCCCCATGCCGGACATTCCTATCAAACCGCTTATGCCGACCCGTTCGCTCGATTCGATGATCTGGTTGAGGGCCATTTACGGCCCTTTATCGAAACCGTCGCCAGCCACGTTCGCATCTCGCCCAAGGTGCTGTGGAGCAACGCCGGCAACTACCTCGAGTGGCTGCTGGGTGTTCTGGCTGCGGCCATGCCCGATGCCAACCTTGCTGACGGCCACGCATTGCTTGCGGCGAAAAACACCCCGGACGGGCGTCGCAATCCGCTGTTCCAACCTGTGCGCTACGTTCAGGTGCAAGGCCAGAGCGATATGAAACGCCAGCGCCGCGTGTGCTGTGTGCGTTACCGGGTCGGCGGGCTGGCGTACTGCGGGAATTGCCCGCTGGCCAAACTGACCAGCGACTGA
- a CDS encoding fumarylacetoacetate hydrolase family protein, which produces MKLLRYGEKGQELPAMLDSNGGIRDLSEYIIDISGVSLSPDNLEKLRALVPESLPLIEDNPRLGPCVGNIGKFICIGLNYADHAEETGADIPKEPIVFNKWTSAIAGPNDNVEIPRNSKKTDWEVELGVVIGQGGRYIDEKDAMDHVAGYCVINDVSEREFQMERAGTWDKGKGCDTFGPLGPWLVTKDEIADPHQLNLWLEVDGKRYQNGNTRTMIFQIPKLVSYLSQFMSLQPGDVISTGTPPGVGMGVKPEPVFLRAGQRMRLGIDGLGEQEQLTVDA; this is translated from the coding sequence ATGAAGCTTCTGCGTTACGGCGAAAAAGGCCAGGAACTCCCGGCGATGCTCGACAGCAACGGTGGCATTCGTGATCTGTCCGAATACATCATCGATATTTCCGGCGTGTCCCTGAGCCCGGACAACCTCGAAAAACTGAGAGCCCTAGTTCCGGAATCGCTGCCGTTGATCGAAGATAATCCGCGCCTTGGCCCCTGCGTGGGCAATATCGGCAAGTTCATCTGTATCGGGCTCAACTACGCCGACCATGCTGAAGAAACCGGCGCCGACATCCCCAAAGAGCCGATCGTTTTCAACAAGTGGACCAGCGCCATTGCTGGCCCGAATGACAACGTCGAAATCCCGAGAAACTCGAAAAAGACCGACTGGGAAGTCGAGCTGGGCGTGGTCATCGGCCAGGGCGGACGTTATATCGATGAGAAGGACGCCATGGACCACGTGGCGGGCTATTGCGTAATCAACGATGTGTCGGAGCGCGAATTCCAGATGGAACGCGCAGGCACCTGGGACAAGGGCAAGGGCTGCGACACCTTCGGCCCTCTCGGTCCGTGGCTGGTGACCAAGGATGAGATTGCCGATCCGCATCAGCTCAACCTGTGGCTGGAGGTCGACGGCAAGCGCTACCAGAACGGCAACACGCGCACGATGATTTTCCAGATCCCGAAACTGGTGAGCTACCTCAGTCAGTTCATGAGCCTGCAACCGGGCGACGTGATTTCCACCGGCACCCCGCCCGGCGTCGGTATGGGCGTCAAGCCGGAGCCAGTGTTCCTGCGTGCGGGCCAACGCATGCGCCTGGGCATCGACGGTTTGGGTGAACAGGAGCAACTCACCGTCGACGCCTGA
- a CDS encoding MFS transporter, whose protein sequence is MVAILLSIALATLDTAIANTALPAIAADLNASPAASVWIINAYQLAAVATLLPLAALGGVIGHRKVYLGGLILFVVASALCTFSWSLPTLTIARVLQGLGAAAIMSVNAALISSIFSYERLGRGLGMNALVVGTSFAAGPTIASLVLSVANWPWLFAINIPIGIFALVFAWNSLPASKAGTLTFDRITALLNVITFGALIFALSEATQLGSMTTVMIALGFFVVGGALMLKREAGHPAPMFPLDLLKRPMFALSALTAFCSFATQGLAFVSLPFFFETTLGRDPVQTGFLMTPWSVIVAMIAPFAGRLSDRYAPGLLGGIGLAILCAGMISLALMPADASAWEIGARMVLCGLGFGFFQAPNQKALMTSAPKNRASGASGTIATARLIGQATGAALVALSFGISSEHGPVLALSIGACFAAVGSIASGLRLVTKHETANG, encoded by the coding sequence ATGGTCGCAATTCTGCTGTCTATCGCGCTCGCCACGCTCGACACCGCCATCGCCAACACCGCGTTGCCCGCCATCGCCGCTGACCTGAATGCCTCCCCCGCTGCCTCGGTATGGATCATCAACGCCTATCAACTGGCGGCCGTCGCGACGCTGCTGCCCCTCGCGGCGCTGGGTGGCGTCATTGGTCATCGCAAGGTCTACCTCGGCGGTCTGATCCTGTTCGTCGTCGCCTCGGCGCTGTGTACGTTTTCCTGGTCACTGCCGACGTTGACCATCGCCCGCGTTCTTCAGGGCCTGGGCGCCGCCGCCATCATGAGCGTCAACGCCGCGCTGATCAGCTCTATCTTTTCCTACGAACGCCTGGGCCGAGGGCTGGGGATGAACGCCCTGGTGGTGGGCACCTCGTTCGCTGCCGGGCCGACCATCGCCTCGCTGGTGCTGTCGGTCGCCAACTGGCCGTGGCTGTTCGCGATCAACATTCCCATCGGGATTTTCGCCTTGGTGTTCGCCTGGAACTCGCTGCCGGCGAGCAAAGCCGGGACGCTGACCTTCGACCGGATCACCGCACTGCTGAACGTCATCACCTTTGGCGCGTTGATCTTTGCCCTCAGCGAGGCGACGCAACTGGGCTCCATGACCACAGTGATGATTGCGCTGGGCTTTTTTGTGGTCGGCGGCGCGCTGATGCTCAAACGCGAGGCCGGACATCCGGCGCCCATGTTTCCGCTGGATCTGCTCAAGCGGCCGATGTTCGCGTTGTCGGCACTGACCGCGTTTTGCTCGTTCGCCACCCAAGGCTTGGCGTTTGTTTCATTGCCGTTTTTCTTCGAAACCACCTTGGGCCGCGATCCGGTGCAGACCGGTTTTCTGATGACGCCGTGGTCGGTGATTGTCGCGATGATCGCGCCTTTCGCCGGACGCCTGTCTGATCGCTACGCGCCAGGGCTGCTGGGCGGTATCGGTCTGGCGATTCTGTGTGCGGGTATGATCTCGCTGGCGTTGATGCCGGCCGATGCGAGCGCCTGGGAAATCGGCGCACGCATGGTCCTTTGCGGCCTGGGCTTCGGCTTTTTCCAGGCGCCCAATCAAAAGGCCTTGATGACGAGCGCGCCGAAAAACCGGGCCAGTGGTGCCAGCGGCACCATCGCCACCGCCCGCCTGATCGGTCAGGCCACCGGCGCCGCGTTGGTGGCGCTGAGTTTTGGAATCTCCAGCGAACACGGGCCAGTGCTGGCGCTGAGCATCGGTGCGTGTTTCGCGGCGGTGGGCAGCATTGCCAGCGGTTTGCGGTTGGTGACCAAGCATGAAACCGCCAACGGTTAA
- a CDS encoding 2OG-Fe(II) oxygenase family protein, producing the protein MAETDQFGVAPHTDYGCITLLYQDNSGGLQVRELATNSWIDATPIEGILVVNVGDLLARWSNDRFRSTLHRVINKSGHERYSIATSYGPTYSAMVDPCDLGIDAGASLYPAVAAGDYILKRMDDSMAYRKNAQ; encoded by the coding sequence ATGGCCGAGACCGACCAGTTCGGGGTGGCGCCGCATACCGATTACGGCTGCATCACGTTGCTGTATCAGGACAACAGCGGTGGCTTGCAGGTGCGCGAACTGGCGACCAATAGCTGGATCGACGCGACGCCCATCGAAGGCATCCTGGTGGTGAATGTCGGGGATTTACTGGCGCGCTGGTCCAATGACCGTTTCCGCTCGACGTTGCATCGAGTGATCAACAAATCCGGGCACGAGCGTTACTCCATCGCAACGTCTTACGGCCCGACCTACAGCGCCATGGTCGACCCGTGCGACCTGGGCATTGATGCGGGAGCAAGTTTGTATCCGGCAGTGGCGGCGGGAGATTACATCCTCAAGCGCATGGATGATTCGATGGCGTACAGAAAGAACGCGCAGTAG